A section of the Acidobacterium capsulatum ATCC 51196 genome encodes:
- the deoC gene encoding deoxyribose-phosphate aldolase gives MSHASTASHSSSASAPLHLPVGNPGLPLDLDWVASVTANSSAIERRVQTLTARRTVKKDWQAAWLLKAITCIDLTTLSGDDTAERVRRLCAKARQPLKPELVQALGITPLRLTVGAVCVYHTFVETAVQALAGSGIPVAAVSTGFPAGLSPLAERVSEIRRSVEAGAREIDIVIQRGQVLTGQWQALYDEVATFKQACGPGVHLKAILGTGDLMTLRNVGRASVVAMMAGADFIKTSTGKEAVNATLPVSLVMARAIRQYFERTGIAVGFKPAGGLRTAKQALEWMFLMREELGRAWLEPHLFRFGASGMLTDIERQLEHHVTGRYSAAYRQPMA, from the coding sequence ATGAGCCACGCCAGCACCGCATCGCATTCCTCTTCAGCGTCCGCCCCCTTGCATCTGCCTGTGGGCAACCCCGGCTTGCCGCTCGATCTGGACTGGGTCGCCTCGGTCACCGCCAACAGCAGCGCCATCGAGCGCCGCGTGCAGACGCTCACCGCGCGCCGCACCGTCAAAAAAGACTGGCAGGCCGCGTGGCTGCTCAAGGCCATCACCTGCATTGACCTCACCACGCTCTCGGGCGATGACACCGCCGAGCGCGTGCGCCGCCTCTGCGCCAAGGCGCGCCAGCCGCTCAAGCCGGAGTTGGTGCAGGCTCTCGGCATCACGCCGCTGCGTCTCACCGTGGGCGCGGTCTGTGTGTATCACACCTTCGTCGAGACCGCCGTGCAGGCGCTCGCGGGCTCCGGCATTCCTGTCGCTGCGGTCTCCACCGGCTTTCCTGCCGGTCTTTCACCGCTCGCCGAGCGCGTGTCTGAGATTCGCCGCTCTGTCGAAGCCGGTGCGCGCGAAATCGACATCGTCATCCAGCGCGGACAGGTGCTCACCGGCCAGTGGCAAGCGCTCTACGATGAGGTCGCCACCTTCAAACAGGCCTGCGGCCCCGGCGTGCATCTCAAGGCGATTCTCGGCACCGGCGACCTCATGACGCTGCGCAACGTGGGCCGCGCCAGCGTGGTGGCCATGATGGCCGGAGCGGACTTCATCAAGACCTCCACCGGCAAGGAAGCCGTCAACGCCACGCTGCCCGTTTCGCTCGTCATGGCGCGCGCCATTCGCCAGTACTTCGAGCGCACCGGCATCGCCGTCGGCTTCAAGCCCGCCGGTGGCCTGCGCACTGCGAAACAGGCGCTCGAATGGATGTTCCTCATGCGCGAAGAACTCGGCCGCGCCTGGCTTGAGCCGCATCTGTTCCGCTTCGGCGCGAGCGGCATGCTCACCGACATCGAGCGCCAGTTGGAGCACCACGTCACCGGCCGCTACTCCGCCGCTTACCGCCAGCCGATGGCCTGA
- the rbsK gene encoding ribokinase: MPEQRKPILVMGIFALDLAFRTHKLPAWGETVVGSSLATAPGGKGTNQAIAAARLGAETYFLSKIGMDAFGHIAEAAYREAGVRTDFLRRDPHAATGAAAILLDDASGENAIVVSPGSASALTTAEIDAAHEAIARSACFLTQCELPLPLVRHALGLARSLGVPTVLNPAPAVAGAESLLPLCDFVTPNEHEAQALTGLPVSTLAEAEAAADVLLARGARHAILTLGARGAYVKSATLKQHIPAFDAGPVVDTTGAGDAFNAGFAAALAEGMGVIRAARFGCAVAGIAVTRPGTSPSMPRRHEVEALLARHA; the protein is encoded by the coding sequence ATGCCTGAACAGCGCAAACCTATTCTCGTCATGGGCATCTTCGCCCTAGATCTCGCCTTCCGCACGCACAAGCTGCCCGCCTGGGGAGAAACCGTCGTCGGCTCCTCGCTCGCCACCGCCCCCGGCGGCAAAGGGACCAACCAGGCCATCGCCGCCGCGCGCCTCGGTGCGGAGACATACTTCCTCAGCAAAATCGGCATGGATGCCTTTGGCCACATCGCCGAAGCCGCTTATCGTGAGGCCGGCGTGCGCACCGATTTTCTCCGCCGCGACCCCCACGCCGCCACCGGTGCGGCCGCCATCCTGCTCGATGACGCAAGCGGCGAAAACGCCATCGTCGTCTCGCCCGGCTCCGCCAGCGCGCTCACCACTGCTGAAATTGATGCCGCCCACGAAGCCATCGCCCGCTCGGCCTGTTTCCTCACGCAGTGCGAGCTTCCGCTGCCGCTCGTCCGGCACGCGCTCGGCCTCGCGCGCTCGCTCGGCGTGCCCACTGTTCTCAATCCCGCGCCCGCCGTCGCCGGGGCAGAGAGCCTGCTGCCGCTCTGCGATTTCGTCACGCCCAACGAGCATGAGGCGCAGGCGCTCACCGGCCTGCCTGTCTCCACGCTGGCCGAGGCAGAGGCTGCGGCCGATGTGCTGCTCGCACGCGGCGCACGCCATGCCATCCTCACGCTGGGCGCGCGAGGAGCTTACGTCAAAAGCGCTACACTGAAGCAGCACATTCCCGCCTTCGACGCCGGGCCTGTGGTTGATACCACCGGCGCGGGCGACGCCTTCAACGCGGGCTTCGCCGCCGCTCTGGCCGAGGGCATGGGTGTGATTAGAGCCGCGCGTTTTGGATGCGCCGTGGCGGGCATCGCAGTCACGCGGCCCGGCACCTCGCCCTCCATGCCGCGCCGCCACGAAGTTGAAGCTCTGCTCGCGCGCCACGCCTGA